The Mesobacillus jeotgali genome window below encodes:
- a CDS encoding YvcK family protein: MMNDGLPRIVIIGGGTGLPVLLRGLKKHPVDITAIVTVADDGGSSGRLREDMHIPPPGDIRNVLAALSDVEPLIEEMFQHRFNTSNELSGHSLGNLILAAMTSITGNFVHAIQEMSKVLNVRGKVLPAANRSVMLNAVMEDDSIVRGESKIPYSGKRIKRVFLNPEGVKPLPETLQAIREADLIVIGPGSLYTSILPNLLVKRLGKEVCQAKARKVYICNLMTQAGETHDFAASDHIKAIYDHMDCAFIDTILVNSETIPPDVELRYKEELAQPVHFDLDMLMSLGVEVVQEEIAELDGNVIRHDTKKVSEILYSMIIDETKKRYNA, encoded by the coding sequence ATGATGAATGATGGTCTGCCAAGAATCGTCATCATCGGGGGTGGAACCGGACTCCCAGTCCTGCTGCGGGGCTTGAAAAAGCATCCTGTCGACATTACGGCGATCGTCACGGTCGCAGATGATGGCGGCAGCTCGGGCCGATTGCGGGAGGATATGCATATTCCTCCGCCCGGTGATATCCGGAATGTCCTGGCAGCACTATCTGACGTGGAGCCGCTGATCGAAGAGATGTTCCAGCACCGGTTCAATACAAGCAATGAGTTGTCCGGCCACTCGCTCGGAAATCTGATCCTTGCCGCGATGACATCGATCACCGGAAACTTTGTCCATGCGATCCAGGAAATGAGCAAGGTGCTGAATGTGCGCGGGAAAGTACTGCCGGCAGCAAACAGGAGTGTCATGCTGAATGCGGTCATGGAGGATGACAGCATTGTCAGGGGAGAGTCCAAGATCCCTTACTCGGGAAAACGGATCAAAAGAGTCTTTTTGAATCCGGAAGGTGTAAAACCATTGCCTGAAACGCTCCAGGCCATCAGGGAAGCTGATTTGATTGTAATCGGACCTGGCAGTTTGTATACAAGCATCCTGCCGAACTTGCTCGTAAAGAGGCTGGGCAAGGAAGTATGCCAGGCGAAAGCACGAAAGGTGTATATCTGCAACCTGATGACACAGGCAGGAGAGACTCATGATTTTGCCGCCAGTGATCATATCAAGGCCATCTATGACCATATGGACTGTGCTTTTATTGATACGATTCTAGTGAACAGTGAGACCATCCCGCCCGATGTCGAGCTGCGCTATAAGGAAGAGTTGGCGCAGCCTGTCCATTTTGACCTTGACATGCTGATGTCATTGGGAGTGGAAGTCGTCCAGGAAGAAATCGCTGAGCTCGACGGCAATGTCATCAGGCATGATACAAAAAAAGTTTCAGAAATTTTATATTCTATGATAATAGATGAAACCAAAAAGAGATATAACGCGTAA
- a CDS encoding HPr family phosphocarrier protein: MVEKQVKVKLKTGLQARPAALFVQEANRFSSDIFLEKDGKKVNAKSIMGLMSLAVSAGASVNLIAEGNDEEEAVEKLAEYIQQEN; the protein is encoded by the coding sequence ATGGTTGAAAAACAGGTGAAAGTGAAATTGAAAACAGGTTTACAGGCTCGTCCAGCGGCATTGTTCGTGCAGGAAGCAAACAGGTTCTCATCCGATATTTTTCTCGAGAAAGACGGTAAAAAAGTGAACGCGAAAAGCATCATGGGATTGATGAGCCTGGCTGTAAGTGCTGGCGCATCCGTGAACCTAATCGCTGAAGGCAATGATGAAGAAGAAGCAGTAGAGAAACTGGCTGAATATATCCAGCAGGAAAACTGA
- the rapZ gene encoding RNase adapter RapZ, which produces MSTGSSTDTQLVIITGMSGAGKTVAIQSFEDLGFFCVDNLPPTLLPKFLELMKESGTKMNKVALVMDLRGREFFDSLFKALDDLAETSWVTPQVLFLDAEDSTLVRRYKETRRSHPLAPSGLPLEGIQLERELLEELKGRAQLIYKTTGMKPKDLREKILEEFSVNKKTIFTVNVMSFGFKHGIPIDADLVFDVRFLPNPHYIEHMRPKTGLDEDVSTYVLKWNETSKFLEKVTDLLSFMLPHYKREGKAQLIIAIGCTGGQHRSVALAEHIAKFFEKDYHTRVTHRDIDKRQGLLK; this is translated from the coding sequence AACAGGTATGTCTGGCGCAGGTAAGACCGTCGCTATCCAGAGCTTCGAAGACCTAGGTTTTTTCTGCGTTGACAACCTGCCGCCGACATTGCTTCCGAAATTTCTGGAGTTAATGAAGGAATCTGGCACAAAAATGAACAAAGTGGCACTTGTCATGGATTTGAGAGGACGCGAATTTTTCGACTCTCTATTCAAAGCGCTTGATGATCTGGCGGAAACTTCATGGGTGACACCGCAAGTATTGTTCCTTGATGCGGAGGATTCCACGCTAGTGCGCCGATATAAAGAAACAAGGCGTTCGCACCCGCTGGCTCCATCAGGGCTGCCGCTCGAAGGCATCCAGCTTGAGCGCGAGCTTTTGGAAGAGCTGAAGGGAAGGGCTCAGCTTATTTATAAAACAACGGGCATGAAGCCGAAGGATCTCCGCGAAAAGATCCTTGAAGAGTTTTCCGTGAATAAGAAGACGATTTTCACCGTGAATGTCATGTCATTTGGTTTCAAGCATGGAATTCCGATCGATGCTGACCTTGTTTTTGACGTCCGCTTTTTGCCGAATCCGCATTATATCGAGCACATGCGACCGAAAACTGGTCTTGATGAAGATGTGTCGACATATGTTTTAAAATGGAATGAGACGTCCAAGTTCCTTGAAAAGGTGACCGATCTGCTGAGTTTCATGCTTCCGCACTATAAGCGGGAAGGAAAGGCGCAGCTTATCATCGCCATCGGCTGCACAGGCGGCCAGCACCGTTCCGTTGCATTGGCAGAACATATCGCCAAGTTTTTCGAGAAGGACTACCATACCCGTGTGACCCACCGTGATATCGATAAAAGGCAGGGACTTCTGAAATGA
- the whiA gene encoding DNA-binding protein WhiA — protein sequence MSFASETKKELTNIDVKGCCADAELSALIRMNGSLSFSNRKLIVDIQTENAAIARRIYTLIKKSYQVQVELLVRKKMRLKKNNVYIVRLKESAREILEDLKILGEGFEIIHEISPELVKKKCCKRSYLRGAFLAGGSVNNPETSSYHLEIASMYQEHNDSLCELMNTFGLNSKTLERKKGFITYLKEAEKITEFLNIVGAHNALLRFEDIRIVRDMRNSVNRLVNCETANLNKTIGAALRQVENIRYIRDTVGLQILPDKLREIAQLRVDYQDVTLKELGEMVSGGSISKSGINHRLRKIDEIADKLRAGQITNK from the coding sequence GTGTCGTTCGCTTCGGAAACAAAAAAGGAACTCACAAATATCGACGTGAAGGGCTGCTGCGCTGATGCGGAACTGTCCGCTTTAATCCGGATGAATGGTTCCCTTTCCTTCTCAAATCGCAAACTCATCGTAGACATACAGACTGAAAATGCCGCGATCGCCAGACGAATCTACACCTTGATCAAGAAGAGTTATCAGGTTCAGGTGGAGCTGCTGGTGCGTAAAAAGATGCGGCTGAAAAAGAATAATGTTTATATTGTCCGCCTTAAGGAATCAGCCAGGGAAATTCTGGAGGATTTAAAGATTTTAGGAGAAGGCTTTGAAATAATCCACGAAATTTCGCCTGAACTAGTGAAAAAGAAATGTTGTAAGCGTTCTTATTTAAGAGGTGCATTTCTCGCGGGAGGCTCTGTGAACAATCCGGAGACATCTTCCTATCATTTGGAGATTGCTTCCATGTACCAGGAGCATAATGACTCATTATGTGAGCTGATGAATACGTTCGGGTTGAACAGCAAAACGCTTGAGCGTAAAAAAGGCTTCATCACCTATTTGAAGGAAGCGGAAAAAATCACCGAGTTCCTGAACATCGTTGGCGCCCATAATGCACTGTTGCGATTTGAGGATATCCGGATTGTCCGCGATATGAGAAACTCGGTCAATCGTCTCGTGAATTGTGAAACAGCTAACTTGAATAAAACAATTGGTGCCGCATTAAGGCAGGTGGAAAATATCCGCTATATCCGGGATACCGTCGGCCTGCAAATTCTGCCGGATAAACTGAGGGAAATCGCTCAGCTCCGTGTCGACTACCAGGATGTCACCCTTAAAGAGTTGGGCGAAATGGTCAGCGGAGGATCAATCAGCAAATCAGGGATCAATCACCGGCTGCGAAAGATCGATGAAATAGCAGATAAACTGCGTGCCGGACAAATTACAAATAAATAG